One Deinococcus grandis DNA window includes the following coding sequences:
- a CDS encoding extracellular solute-binding protein encodes MKRTLLAVTALLLTGTSLAQTKTLTVYSGRAKTFVDPVVQQFERQTGIKVNVRYGTDAQLVAALREEGSRSPADVYWGNSVGALGELAEEGKFSKLGAALTRNVSDDYLPDSRTWLPTTVRFRTLAYNTGKIKPDQLPDSIMDLPKMTSLKGRIGWTVSYPSFQDFLGVMIAQQGEQKTRAWIEGMKALQPKDYKTSNVGMLEAMRAGEIDVALTNHYYIQRVNRLSYPIDTYFFKNGDIGNLGNATGAGILKTSKNQGNAARFLSALVARDAQTFFLSVNFEYPVTSNILQPTTMLPYADVIKRSPKVDPTVMPKNIEKAQKLLRDAGLL; translated from the coding sequence ATGAAACGCACCCTGCTCGCCGTCACCGCCCTGCTGCTCACCGGCACCAGCCTCGCGCAGACCAAGACCCTGACCGTGTACTCCGGCCGCGCCAAGACCTTCGTGGACCCGGTCGTGCAGCAGTTCGAACGCCAGACCGGCATCAAGGTCAACGTCCGCTACGGCACCGACGCGCAGCTCGTCGCCGCCCTGCGCGAGGAAGGCAGCCGCAGCCCCGCCGACGTGTACTGGGGCAACTCGGTGGGTGCGCTGGGCGAACTGGCCGAGGAAGGCAAGTTCAGCAAGCTGGGCGCCGCCCTGACCCGCAACGTCAGTGACGACTACCTGCCCGACAGCCGCACCTGGCTGCCCACCACTGTCCGCTTCCGCACGCTGGCGTACAACACGGGCAAGATCAAGCCGGATCAGCTGCCCGACTCGATCATGGACCTGCCCAAGATGACCAGCCTCAAGGGCCGCATCGGCTGGACGGTCAGCTACCCCAGCTTCCAGGACTTCCTGGGCGTGATGATCGCGCAGCAGGGCGAGCAGAAGACCCGCGCCTGGATCGAGGGCATGAAGGCCCTGCAGCCCAAGGACTACAAGACCAGCAACGTGGGCATGCTCGAGGCCATGCGCGCCGGTGAGATCGACGTGGCCCTGACCAACCACTACTACATCCAGCGCGTGAACCGCCTGAGCTACCCGATCGACACGTACTTCTTCAAGAACGGCGACATCGGCAACCTGGGCAACGCCACGGGCGCGGGCATCCTGAAGACCAGCAAGAACCAGGGCAATGCCGCGCGCTTCCTGAGCGCCCTGGTCGCCAGGGACGCCCAGACGTTCTTCCTGAGCGTGAACTTCGAGTACCCCGTGACCTCGAACATCCTGCAGCCCACGACCATGCTGCCCTACGCGGACGTGATCAAGCGCAGCCCCAAGGTGGACCCCACCGTCATGCCGAAGAACATCGAGAAGGCGCAGAAACTCCTGCGTGACGCCGGACTGCTGTAA
- a CDS encoding beta strand repeat-containing protein yields the protein MKGTTALLTAALSLLSAAMAAGTTQGTSITNTATLTYKDALNQNRTASSNIVTVTVRQVYVTTVTPDAAEGSIPAGRQLSTYVGGTRQYPYTLTNGGNGPDSFTLSFTQSGADDFNPGLTVYRDLDGDGNFTDEVTAPISLAADASVNLMVRATVPSGPQVGDTGIFALVATSTGDTSVTDTNNYAQLTVSADGLLGVTNTVSPGGTAVPGATLTYTVTGTVASGNPVGAVSNVVTVDGAPRSGVLITDTLSNLNFTALSSVSATNGAATALYSTDAGSTWTATNPGSGVNAVAILVEGSGSFLLAGNTVQLVYTAQVPATALAGSTVGGSAAARFDGNGDAATNELPETTTPVAVSTTVATVTGGAVGPSAFPQAGATGTYTLGGVTIARSGDTQATQTDIVAGTRVTFRQTLRNTGNASNDFTLAVSGAPSGWTCTVNTIDGSDTLGTLTNPVTVAALTDYAFAVSCAVPFSAAGSTNVALTVTATPAGGSADTTTSTVTAVTAAGLPQLGNGDGSDATAPTSTNVTVGGNPGGNALFRLELLNGGPVDEAFTLSGPAGTAFSLDLDGDGVIDPGEPTVTTTTALTPGQSVNLIAAVPVAAGSATGTSAAVFTATSTLDATRTSSVTDTLRVAGRSVTVTGSGGSRSATTPADGSFTLFVPGGWTGVTLDFSGAETVTGVRVDGAATLATDALGSGVRPATLPVPAGAPSVVTLGVTGRPALSPDRSGRSIAPGTLRYLHTLNPGSVGTLSFTKTGAFGRAFYLDSDCDGVVGAAERTPVTTVTVGDSWPRAADGALRSCALEVEVSVPANAASGTAEAATVTAQLAWAGSAVTDSAAVTDTTTVSPPAAITKTVENLTGAPGVVGTAALARPGDRLRYCLNVTNPAPDGVTDLTVSDTLTGAAGYEPGSLSLDGVALTDAADTDAGSVSGRTVTVTLATLTAGQTRQVCFEVTVP from the coding sequence ATGAAAGGAACGACCGCCCTTCTGACTGCCGCCCTCAGCCTGCTCAGCGCCGCCATGGCCGCCGGGACCACGCAGGGCACCTCCATCACGAACACCGCGACCCTGACCTACAAGGACGCGCTGAACCAGAACCGGACCGCCAGTTCCAACATCGTGACCGTCACCGTCCGTCAGGTGTACGTGACGACCGTCACGCCCGACGCCGCCGAGGGCAGCATTCCCGCCGGGCGGCAGCTGAGCACCTACGTGGGCGGCACCCGCCAGTACCCGTACACCCTGACCAACGGCGGGAACGGCCCGGACAGCTTCACGCTGAGCTTCACGCAGTCCGGCGCGGACGACTTCAACCCTGGCCTGACGGTGTACCGCGACCTGGACGGCGACGGGAACTTCACCGACGAGGTCACCGCGCCCATCAGCCTCGCGGCGGACGCCAGCGTGAACCTGATGGTCAGGGCCACCGTCCCCAGCGGCCCGCAGGTCGGGGACACCGGGATCTTCGCGCTGGTCGCCACGTCCACCGGGGACACCAGCGTCACCGACACCAACAACTACGCGCAGCTGACCGTCTCCGCCGACGGCCTGCTGGGGGTCACGAACACCGTCTCGCCTGGCGGGACCGCCGTGCCCGGCGCCACCCTGACGTACACCGTGACCGGCACCGTCGCCAGCGGCAACCCGGTCGGCGCGGTCAGCAACGTCGTCACCGTGGACGGCGCCCCCCGCAGCGGCGTGCTGATCACCGACACGCTGAGCAACCTGAACTTCACGGCCCTGAGCAGCGTCAGCGCCACGAACGGCGCGGCGACCGCGCTGTACTCCACCGACGCGGGCAGCACCTGGACCGCCACGAACCCCGGCAGCGGCGTGAACGCCGTGGCCATCCTGGTCGAGGGCAGCGGCAGCTTCCTGCTGGCCGGGAACACCGTGCAGCTGGTGTACACCGCGCAGGTGCCCGCCACCGCCCTGGCGGGCAGCACCGTGGGCGGCAGCGCGGCCGCGCGGTTCGACGGGAACGGCGACGCCGCCACGAACGAACTGCCCGAGACCACCACGCCCGTCGCCGTGAGCACCACGGTCGCCACCGTGACCGGCGGGGCGGTCGGCCCCAGCGCCTTCCCGCAGGCCGGCGCGACCGGCACGTACACGCTGGGCGGCGTGACCATCGCCCGCAGCGGCGACACGCAGGCGACCCAGACGGACATCGTCGCGGGCACCCGCGTGACCTTCCGGCAGACGCTGCGCAACACCGGCAACGCCAGCAACGACTTCACGCTGGCCGTCAGCGGCGCCCCGAGCGGCTGGACCTGCACCGTGAACACCATCGACGGGTCCGACACGCTGGGCACCCTGACGAACCCCGTCACGGTCGCCGCGCTGACCGACTACGCCTTCGCGGTGTCGTGCGCGGTGCCGTTCAGCGCCGCCGGCAGCACGAACGTCGCCCTGACCGTCACCGCCACCCCGGCGGGCGGCAGCGCCGACACGACCACCAGCACCGTCACGGCCGTCACCGCCGCCGGACTGCCGCAACTGGGCAACGGGGACGGCAGCGACGCCACGGCGCCCACCAGCACGAACGTCACGGTGGGCGGCAACCCGGGCGGGAACGCCCTGTTCCGCCTGGAACTCCTGAACGGCGGGCCCGTGGACGAGGCCTTCACCCTGAGCGGCCCGGCGGGCACCGCGTTCTCCCTGGACCTGGACGGCGACGGCGTGATCGACCCGGGCGAGCCGACAGTCACGACCACCACCGCCCTGACGCCCGGCCAGAGCGTCAACCTGATCGCGGCCGTGCCGGTCGCGGCGGGCAGCGCCACCGGCACCAGCGCCGCGGTGTTCACCGCGACCAGCACCCTGGACGCGACCCGCACGAGCAGCGTCACGGACACGCTGCGCGTGGCGGGCCGCAGCGTGACCGTGACCGGCAGCGGCGGCTCGCGCAGCGCGACCACCCCCGCGGACGGGTCGTTCACGCTGTTCGTGCCCGGAGGCTGGACGGGCGTCACGCTGGACTTCTCGGGCGCCGAGACCGTCACGGGCGTCCGGGTGGATGGCGCGGCGACCCTGGCGACCGACGCGCTGGGCAGCGGGGTGCGGCCCGCGACCCTGCCGGTCCCGGCGGGCGCGCCGAGCGTGGTGACGCTGGGCGTCACGGGCCGCCCGGCGCTGAGTCCGGACCGGTCCGGGCGGAGCATCGCGCCGGGCACGCTGCGGTACCTGCACACCCTGAATCCGGGGTCGGTGGGCACGCTGAGCTTCACGAAGACCGGCGCGTTCGGGCGGGCGTTCTACCTGGACAGCGACTGTGACGGCGTGGTGGGGGCCGCCGAGCGCACGCCCGTGACGACCGTGACGGTCGGGGACAGCTGGCCGCGCGCGGCGGACGGCGCCCTGCGAAGCTGCGCGCTGGAGGTCGAGGTGAGCGTCCCCGCGAACGCCGCGTCCGGCACGGCCGAGGCGGCCACCGTGACGGCGCAGCTGGCCTGGGCGGGCAGCGCGGTGACGGACAGCGCCGCCGTGACGGACACGACGACGGTCAGTCCGCCTGCGGCGATCACGAAGACGGTGGAGAACCTCACGGGCGCGCCGGGCGTGGTGGGCACGGCGGCGCTGGCGCGCCCGGGCGACCGGCTGCGTTACTGCCTGAACGTCACGAATCCCGCGCCGGACGGTGTGACGGACCTGACGGTCAGTGACACGCTGACGGGGGCGGCCGGGTACGAGCCGGGCAGCCTGTCGCTGGACGGGGTCGCCCTGACCGACGCGGCCGACACGGACGCCGGGAGCGTGAGTGGCCGGACGGTCACGGTGACGCTGGCGACCCTGACGGCCGGTCAGACCCGGCAGGTGTGTTTCGAGGTGACGGTCCCCTGA
- a CDS encoding GGDEF domain-containing protein — MRPFPLPTLFVPLLLLAAAHSVSLIYSHRAGELLTVSDRLYLFVPALAALASWQAVRGARDRRLAVWAAACLAFLAGAEVILVAAYDLRDLRAPDYGVGDALYHAYYLGLVALLLGAARTGPRPAPRERRLTPPEWVLDSLITGVVVAELSWVLGLVPLLADPRATLLFKSVNVSYVMLDVILLTLVLLRLRVDRAPTWPLVAGLLAYVAADLLYLVDGPVRIPVGLTDLLWTWGTTGQAVGFALLARRSAPAAPTPAAVTLIVRTLPYLAVLTACLILIFNGLSLDLRGRGVVWFTVTVFALVMIRQAYTLSETTRLNRLLAEQAAQLRGSRDEMEYRALHDSLTGLLNRDGFRQLMQAQTGPRTLLMLDLDGFKPVNDTHGHAAGDRVLRDVARRIHEVGEPWFDAARLGGDEFALLSRAPLDAPQVRQVATRLIERLSDPFDVRGGHMTLGVSVGAAQGEPGVSPDALLGRADAALYLAKRGGGGQLREAAALPDALRTDPPGQ, encoded by the coding sequence ATGCGCCCCTTCCCGCTGCCCACCCTGTTCGTGCCGCTGCTGCTGCTGGCCGCCGCGCACAGCGTGTCGTTGATCTACAGTCACCGCGCCGGGGAACTCCTGACCGTCTCGGACCGGCTGTACCTGTTCGTTCCGGCGCTGGCCGCGCTGGCCAGCTGGCAGGCGGTCCGCGGCGCGCGCGACCGGCGGCTGGCGGTGTGGGCCGCCGCCTGCCTGGCCTTCCTGGCGGGCGCCGAGGTCATCCTGGTCGCCGCGTACGACCTGCGGGACCTGCGCGCCCCCGATTACGGCGTCGGGGACGCGCTGTACCACGCGTACTACCTGGGGCTGGTGGCGCTCCTGCTGGGCGCCGCCCGCACCGGACCGCGCCCGGCACCCCGTGAGCGGCGCCTGACCCCGCCCGAATGGGTGCTCGACAGCCTGATCACCGGCGTGGTCGTCGCGGAACTCTCCTGGGTGCTGGGCCTCGTGCCGCTGCTGGCCGACCCGCGCGCCACGCTGCTGTTCAAGTCCGTGAACGTGTCGTACGTCATGCTGGACGTGATCCTCCTGACCCTGGTGCTGCTGCGGCTGCGGGTGGACCGCGCGCCCACCTGGCCGCTCGTGGCGGGCCTGCTGGCCTACGTCGCCGCGGACCTGCTGTACCTCGTCGACGGCCCCGTGCGCATTCCCGTCGGCCTGACCGACCTGCTGTGGACCTGGGGCACGACCGGGCAGGCGGTGGGGTTCGCGCTGCTCGCCCGGCGGTCCGCCCCCGCCGCGCCCACCCCGGCGGCCGTGACGCTGATCGTGCGGACCCTGCCGTACCTCGCGGTGCTCACCGCCTGCCTGATCCTGATCTTCAACGGCCTGAGCCTCGACCTGCGCGGGCGGGGCGTCGTGTGGTTCACCGTGACCGTGTTCGCGCTCGTGATGATCCGGCAGGCGTACACGCTGAGCGAAACCACCCGCCTGAACCGCCTGCTGGCCGAACAGGCCGCGCAACTGCGCGGCAGCCGCGACGAGATGGAATACCGCGCGCTGCACGACAGCCTGACCGGCCTGCTCAACCGTGACGGGTTCCGGCAGCTCATGCAGGCCCAGACCGGGCCGCGCACCCTGCTCATGCTGGACCTCGACGGGTTCAAACCCGTGAACGACACGCACGGGCACGCCGCCGGGGACCGCGTGCTGCGCGACGTGGCCCGCCGCATCCACGAGGTCGGCGAACCCTGGTTCGACGCGGCCCGCCTGGGCGGCGACGAGTTCGCGCTGCTCAGCCGCGCGCCCCTGGACGCCCCGCAGGTCCGGCAGGTCGCCACGCGCCTGATCGAGCGGCTCTCGGACCCCTTCGACGTGCGCGGCGGTCACATGACGCTGGGCGTGTCGGTCGGCGCGGCGCAGGGGGAACCCGGCGTGTCCCCCGACGCGCTGCTGGGTCGCGCGGACGCCGCCCTGTACCTCGCCAAGCGTGGGGGCGGCGGGCAGCTGCGCGAGGCCGCGGCCCTCCCGGACGCGCTGCGGACCGACCCGCCGGGCCAGTGA
- a CDS encoding sulfite exporter TauE/SafE family protein: MISAVTLAVIGVGLLAGVLGAILGLGGGVVVVPALEFLLPHFGRDITIAQAVAISQIGVLAVGLSGAASYLQQGLVRARTGYLLSPYTIVGGAAGSFLGLILPARAVATVFAALLLYSAYTLLRGLKRVEVEREPSRLVPPAMTFAGIMSGLLGIGGGTVQVPVLNLMAGVPIRQAIATSTFIMGLTAVGNALVYQAGGLLDLRLAAGVALGVLIGARAGASLQSRIPAAQLKLFFSLLLIFTATQLLWKYWA, encoded by the coding sequence GTGATCAGCGCCGTGACGCTCGCCGTGATCGGCGTGGGCCTGCTCGCCGGGGTGCTCGGCGCGATCCTGGGCCTGGGGGGCGGCGTGGTCGTCGTCCCCGCGCTGGAATTCCTGCTGCCGCACTTCGGGCGGGACATCACGATCGCGCAGGCGGTCGCGATCAGCCAGATCGGGGTGCTCGCCGTGGGCCTGAGCGGCGCCGCCAGTTACCTGCAGCAGGGCCTCGTGCGCGCCCGGACCGGGTACCTGCTCTCGCCGTACACCATCGTCGGCGGGGCCGCCGGGTCGTTCCTGGGCCTGATCCTCCCGGCGCGCGCGGTCGCGACCGTGTTCGCGGCGCTGCTGCTGTACTCCGCGTACACCCTCCTGCGCGGCCTGAAACGCGTGGAGGTCGAACGCGAACCCTCCCGGCTGGTGCCCCCGGCCATGACCTTCGCGGGCATCATGAGCGGCCTGCTGGGCATCGGCGGCGGCACTGTGCAGGTCCCGGTCCTGAACCTCATGGCGGGCGTACCCATCCGGCAGGCCATCGCCACGAGTACCTTCATCATGGGCCTGACCGCCGTCGGCAACGCGCTGGTGTACCAGGCGGGCGGCCTGCTCGACCTGCGGCTGGCTGCCGGGGTGGCGCTGGGCGTCCTGATCGGCGCGCGCGCCGGGGCCAGCCTGCAGAGCCGCATTCCCGCCGCGCAGCTGAAACTGTTCTTCAGCCTGCTGCTGATCTTCACCGCCACGCAACTGCTGTGGAAGTACTGGGCCTGA
- a CDS encoding phosphotransferase codes for MNAPALPSLTPAQVAALLCAPPDAVSLLGAVSWLGAGSDHRAYALGQDRVVRLPRWPGGGEALRREARLLAWLAPRLPGAPLPEVLHLGDPAPLAPEGFSVARRVTGVSALGQPLSDPGALGGALGGWLADLHALNPQGSGLGVDLDPTGHDWRDAALEDLRVAADAGVLPEAGTWAARVQAVPDLGEVGPVPIHGDFAAEHVHLDPAGRLVGVLDWADAALGDPARDLAGLLHWGDRAVVQAARSVYPASGAVWERAAWYALCRALGDLAFAVQQGRPAYLVAGRRALTGLRGWWTNAPPQS; via the coding sequence ATGAACGCCCCGGCACTCCCGAGCCTGACTCCGGCGCAGGTGGCGGCCCTGCTGTGCGCCCCGCCGGACGCGGTGAGCCTGCTGGGGGCGGTGTCATGGTTGGGTGCGGGCAGCGACCACCGCGCCTATGCGCTGGGGCAGGACCGGGTGGTGCGCCTGCCCCGCTGGCCGGGTGGGGGAGAGGCCCTGCGGCGCGAGGCCCGGCTGCTGGCGTGGCTGGCCCCCCGGCTGCCCGGCGCGCCGCTGCCGGAGGTGCTGCACCTGGGTGACCCGGCGCCCCTGGCCCCGGAGGGCTTCAGCGTGGCGCGGCGGGTGACCGGCGTGTCGGCACTGGGGCAGCCGCTGTCCGATCCGGGCGCGCTGGGCGGGGCGCTGGGGGGCTGGCTGGCCGACCTGCACGCCCTGAATCCGCAGGGCTCCGGGCTGGGGGTGGATCTCGACCCGACCGGGCACGACTGGCGGGACGCGGCGCTGGAGGACCTGAGGGTCGCGGCGGACGCGGGTGTCCTGCCGGAGGCCGGGACCTGGGCGGCCCGCGTGCAAGCGGTGCCCGACCTGGGGGAGGTGGGGCCGGTCCCCATTCACGGGGATTTCGCGGCCGAGCACGTTCACCTGGACCCGGCGGGGCGACTCGTGGGTGTGCTGGACTGGGCGGACGCGGCGCTGGGGGACCCGGCGCGGGATCTGGCGGGTCTGCTCCACTGGGGTGACCGGGCAGTGGTGCAGGCGGCGCGGAGCGTGTACCCGGCGTCTGGTGCCGTGTGGGAGCGCGCGGCGTGGTACGCGCTGTGCCGCGCGCTGGGTGATCTGGCGTTCGCGGTGCAGCAGGGCCGGCCCGCGTATCTGGTGGCGGGACGGCGGGCGCTGACGGGCCTGCGGGGCTGGTGGACAAACGCCCCGCCGCAGTCTTAA
- a CDS encoding 3-hydroxyacyl-CoA dehydrogenase/enoyl-CoA hydratase family protein — translation MKIQKAAVIGAGVMGAAIAAQLANAGIPVTLLDIVLPDNPDRNFLAKSGVQRALKARPAAFMDPARAALIQVGNLEDDLKKLKDADWIIEAIIEKLDAKRDLWARVEAVAKKTAIISSNSSGIPMHLQIEGRSEDFQRRFVGAHFFNPPRYLHLLEVIPTPKTDPKVTEAFSEFAETTLGKGIVVANDVPGFVANRIGVYGIVRAMDHMVKAGLTPAQVDQLTGPALGRASSATFRTADLSGLDIIYHVSNDLGKATPDDEDFTLTPAFRTLVEEKKWLGDKTGSGFYKKTKDEKGKTKILNLNLDTFEYEDQGKVKVAAVEAVKGQPLAARVKALYAAEGKEGDFLRGVMNDGFWYAAKMAGNVSNRLQDIDNALKWGFGWEQGPFETMDTLGVQTVIANLEAEGRTLPPLLAAMKASGRDAFYQNGEIVTPEGQPTPYQAPYFILTDLKKDATKIVKKRAGASVVDLGDGVLLAEWHAKMNALGEDQLRTVQDAHKLVQDMGYHGLVIGNQGDNFSAGANLPLILSQAQADEWDELDDMIKQFQQVTTSLRFSPHPTVAAPFGLTLGGGAEFTLHADHVVASAELYMGLVEVGVGLIPGGGGTKEMLLRFTDMQQPSQRLGATLLPAVQRAFELIGTAKVSTSALEARNLGFLRDTDTVAMNKNHILGDAKRQVIALAPGYVQPTPRQDIPVMGDAAIGAIKSALHGMHQGGYITDYDLVVSEQLAKVLSGGTGNNRTAKVSEQHLLDLEREAFLTLLGKKGTQQRIEHMLKTGKPLRN, via the coding sequence ATGAAGATTCAGAAAGCCGCAGTCATCGGCGCAGGCGTCATGGGCGCTGCCATCGCCGCCCAGCTCGCCAACGCCGGGATTCCCGTCACCCTGCTGGACATCGTCCTGCCCGACAACCCCGACCGCAACTTCCTCGCCAAGAGTGGCGTGCAGCGCGCCCTGAAAGCCCGCCCCGCCGCGTTCATGGACCCGGCCCGCGCCGCCCTGATCCAGGTGGGCAACCTCGAAGACGACCTGAAGAAACTCAAGGACGCCGACTGGATCATCGAGGCGATCATCGAGAAACTCGACGCCAAACGCGACCTGTGGGCGCGGGTCGAGGCGGTCGCCAAGAAGACCGCGATCATCAGCAGCAATTCCAGCGGCATCCCCATGCACCTCCAGATCGAGGGCCGCAGCGAGGACTTCCAGCGCCGCTTCGTGGGCGCGCACTTCTTCAACCCGCCCCGCTACCTGCACCTGCTGGAAGTCATCCCCACCCCCAAGACCGACCCCAAGGTCACCGAGGCCTTCAGCGAATTCGCGGAAACCACCCTCGGCAAGGGCATCGTCGTCGCCAACGACGTCCCCGGCTTCGTCGCCAACCGCATCGGCGTGTACGGCATCGTCCGCGCCATGGACCACATGGTCAAGGCCGGGCTGACCCCCGCGCAGGTCGACCAGCTGACCGGCCCCGCCCTGGGCCGCGCCAGCAGCGCCACCTTCCGCACCGCCGACCTGTCCGGCCTGGACATCATCTACCACGTGTCCAACGACCTCGGGAAGGCCACCCCGGACGACGAGGACTTCACCCTCACGCCCGCCTTCCGCACCCTGGTCGAGGAGAAGAAGTGGCTGGGCGACAAGACCGGCAGCGGCTTCTACAAGAAGACCAAGGACGAGAAAGGCAAGACCAAGATCCTCAACCTGAACCTCGACACCTTCGAGTACGAGGACCAGGGCAAGGTCAAGGTCGCCGCCGTCGAAGCCGTCAAGGGCCAGCCCCTCGCCGCGCGCGTCAAGGCCCTGTACGCCGCCGAAGGCAAGGAAGGCGACTTCCTGCGCGGCGTCATGAACGACGGCTTCTGGTACGCCGCCAAGATGGCGGGCAACGTCAGCAACCGCCTTCAGGACATCGACAACGCCCTGAAGTGGGGCTTCGGCTGGGAACAGGGTCCCTTCGAGACCATGGATACCCTGGGCGTCCAGACCGTCATCGCCAACCTGGAAGCCGAGGGCCGCACCCTGCCCCCCCTGCTGGCCGCCATGAAAGCCAGTGGCCGCGACGCCTTCTACCAGAACGGCGAGATCGTCACGCCCGAAGGTCAGCCCACCCCCTACCAGGCCCCCTACTTCATCCTGACCGACCTGAAGAAGGACGCCACCAAGATCGTCAAGAAACGCGCCGGGGCCAGCGTCGTCGACCTGGGCGACGGCGTCCTCCTGGCCGAATGGCACGCCAAGATGAACGCCCTCGGCGAGGACCAGCTCCGCACCGTGCAGGACGCCCACAAACTCGTGCAGGACATGGGCTACCACGGCCTCGTCATCGGCAACCAGGGCGACAACTTCAGCGCGGGCGCCAACCTCCCCCTGATCCTGTCGCAGGCCCAGGCGGACGAGTGGGACGAACTCGACGACATGATCAAGCAGTTCCAGCAGGTCACCACCAGCCTGCGCTTCAGCCCCCACCCCACCGTCGCCGCGCCCTTCGGCCTGACGCTCGGCGGCGGCGCCGAGTTCACCCTGCACGCCGACCACGTCGTCGCCAGCGCCGAACTGTACATGGGCCTCGTGGAAGTCGGCGTGGGCCTCATCCCCGGCGGCGGCGGCACCAAGGAAATGCTGCTGCGCTTCACGGACATGCAGCAGCCCAGCCAGCGCCTCGGCGCCACGCTCCTGCCTGCCGTGCAGCGCGCCTTCGAACTCATCGGCACCGCGAAGGTGAGCACCAGCGCTCTCGAAGCCCGCAACCTCGGCTTCCTGCGCGACACTGACACCGTCGCCATGAACAAGAACCACATCCTAGGTGACGCCAAACGTCAGGTCATCGCCCTGGCCCCCGGCTACGTGCAACCCACCCCCCGCCAGGACATCCCCGTCATGGGCGACGCCGCCATCGGCGCCATCAAGAGCGCCCTGCACGGCATGCACCAGGGCGGCTACATCACCGACTACGACCTCGTCGTATCCGAACAGCTCGCCAAGGTCCTGTCCGGCGGCACCGGCAACAACCGCACCGCCAAGGTCAGCGAACAGCACCTCCTCGACCTCGAACGCGAAGCCTTCCTCACCCTCCTCGGGAAGAAAGGCACCCAGCAGCGCATCGAGCACATGCTCAAGACCGGCAAACCGCTCAGGAACTGA
- a CDS encoding alpha/beta hydrolase, which yields MTRLTDRLLNVRKRRALGWAALAYAGVVLAGALVGADITLRSKTRWVKGVFVPVGRRGNEVYLPASAETLSRGPIGIVPLLPNKGHAVLGERKVVGTLVRREVQDERGVLPNGALAWASTFVYNGTPAQLGVEFEDTNVHTPLGDMPAWHIPPSGDAPGRADAVVIVIHGHGGQRAQALRMLPALRRTGAGSLFVTFRNAHGAPRSESGYLTLGDQEAEDVISALHWAQQAGYRRAVLYGFSMGGNIALSALRERHQPYPIPVTGVMLDCPALDWRATILSQGQRFGLPPFLARHVATFTQWVVTRRSGQDFDTVDQIRAAPSFNLPILMWHGTRDRTIPIAQADALAAARPDLIEYHRVEGGKHIRVWNINPEQYDAQLETFIGKVLPEVAG from the coding sequence ATGACCCGCCTGACCGACCGACTCCTGAACGTCCGGAAACGCCGCGCCCTCGGCTGGGCTGCCCTGGCCTACGCCGGGGTGGTGCTGGCGGGCGCGCTGGTGGGCGCGGACATCACCCTGCGGAGTAAGACGCGCTGGGTGAAGGGCGTGTTCGTACCGGTGGGTCGGCGCGGGAACGAGGTGTACCTGCCCGCCAGTGCCGAGACGCTCTCGCGTGGTCCCATCGGGATCGTGCCGCTGCTCCCGAACAAGGGGCACGCGGTGCTGGGCGAACGGAAGGTCGTCGGCACCCTGGTGCGCCGCGAGGTGCAGGACGAACGCGGCGTGCTGCCCAACGGCGCGCTCGCGTGGGCCAGCACGTTCGTGTACAACGGCACGCCCGCCCAGCTGGGCGTCGAGTTCGAGGACACGAACGTGCACACGCCGCTGGGCGACATGCCCGCGTGGCACATCCCCCCCAGCGGGGACGCACCGGGCCGCGCGGACGCCGTCGTGATCGTCATCCACGGGCACGGCGGACAGCGCGCCCAGGCGCTGCGGATGCTCCCCGCGCTGCGGCGCACCGGCGCGGGCAGCCTGTTCGTCACGTTCCGCAACGCGCACGGCGCGCCCCGCAGCGAGAGCGGCTACCTGACCCTGGGCGACCAGGAAGCCGAGGACGTCATCAGCGCCCTGCACTGGGCGCAACAGGCCGGGTACAGACGGGCCGTGCTGTACGGGTTCAGCATGGGCGGCAACATCGCCCTCAGCGCCCTGCGCGAACGGCACCAGCCCTACCCCATTCCCGTCACGGGCGTCATGCTCGACTGCCCCGCGCTGGACTGGCGCGCCACCATCCTCTCCCAGGGCCAACGCTTCGGCCTCCCACCCTTCCTGGCGCGGCACGTCGCCACCTTCACTCAGTGGGTCGTGACGCGCCGCAGCGGCCAGGACTTCGACACCGTCGACCAGATCCGCGCCGCACCCAGCTTCAACCTCCCCATCCTCATGTGGCACGGAACGCGCGACCGCACCATCCCCATCGCGCAGGCCGACGCGTTGGCCGCCGCCCGCCCCGACCTCATCGAATACCACCGGGTCGAAGGCGGCAAACACATCCGCGTGTGGAACATCAACCCCGAACAGTACGACGCCCAACTCGAAACCTTCATCGGCAAAGTCCTGCCAGAGGTGGCGGGATGA